CTCTCACACCCGCGGGGGCCGGGCCGCGGCCCGGCCCCCAGTAATTGGCCCACCATTTACAAGTCCGTACGAGGGGTTCCTCACAGGCCGGCGACAATCTCCTCGTAGCGCTGGTGGCCCCAGGCAATGGCTTGCTCGGGCGTCCACCCGTCGATTACGATCTTCTGGAGCACCTCGCCCAACAGGAACGCTCCCTCCAGAGCCCCGGCGTTTTTGGAGTGGCCCTTCGTAAATCCGATTACCTCACTGGCCTTCAGCGCTGCGATTTGAGTCTCAACCGTCTGGCGGTACTTGCCGATGAGGAGATGCTTCCAGAACGGGGAGCCTTCCGCGGCCACGCTGGTGGTAACCGGCACGTAGAGGATTGGCTCCATCATCATGTAGCGAGCGTAGTTCTCTGGCGCGTAGAGCCACTCCAGGAACCTGCGGAGCGCCTCCTGCTTGGCCGGTGAACGTGCCGCCGTCGTAACGGTGATAGCCCGGACGTATCCTGTATGTACCCGGCGTCCTTTCGGGGAGAGCGGCAGCTGCGTCGTGACGAACTGTGCGGCCAAGCTGGGGTTGGTCCGGTCGAGTTCCGACAGGAATCCGCCCGTGTAGACCATCGCGGCCGCCTGGCCTGACTTCAACATCAGCTCGCCCATGCCCCAGTCCATGTTCTCCGCCCCCGGCGCGGTGTAGCGAGCCAGATTGGCCAGGAACCGGTAGGTTTCGACGGTCTCCGGTGAGTTGAAGATAATCCGATCTTTGGGGCCCGTAGCGTCCACCACGTCGCCCCCGTTAGACCGAAGGAACCCCCAGACCACCTGGCTTCCGTAGTTGCCGTTGCGAGACACGGGGAGCCCAAAGCCGTAGATGTCGATGCGTCCGTCGTTGTTACGGTCCAGCGTCGCCTTCGAGGCGAACGTCAGTAACTCGTCCCAGGTGGACGGAGGATTGGCAAACCCGACTTCGGACAGCATGTCCTTGCGCCATTGGACGGGCCAGACGATACCGAAGACGGGAATGCCGTACTGATGTCCATCCACACGGTACTGCTCGATGAATGGCGCCGGAAAGCCGTAGGCCTGGTTCAACCGCTCCAACAACTCGTCGACCGGCAGCAATGCCCGGTGGCTGAGAAGCGTCATGAGTTGGGGCGGGTTGACCTGGATCATTTCCGGGAGCTGGTTGGCAGCGATAGCGCTCAGGATCTTGCGCTGATAGTCGGGGAAGTTGATCGGCTCCTGGCGGACTCGGATACCGGTTTGCTCGTAGAACTCCTGGAGCAGCGCTTCCTGGGCCCGCACACGGTGTGGTGGAGTCTCCCAGTGCCACATGGTGAGGACGACTTCCTGGGCCGCCGCGGCCCCGGACAATAGGAAACCGCTCACAACCGCCACGAGTACCGTCCAGATCACCTTGCGTCTCATGGGCCATCCCTCCCAGGGGACAATGTGCGCCGCTTGTTCGCCCTCGAATTGCGCCGGCCAGCCTGCGGCACGGCCGGACGGCGCTTCGGTAGCGTCAGGCTTGCCGTGTCAACCAGTCGGCCGCCTGCCGCCAGAACGTCGGATAGTGTTCCCACTGGCAGAAGTAGACACCCCAGTGGGGTGCGGGGTCCGTGGTGAGGACCATCACCCGGCCCTGACTAACCTCCCACGCAGCGAGGAACGGATCCCCTTCGACTTCACCCAACAGTGTCGCGCCGTGGC
The DNA window shown above is from Bacillota bacterium and carries:
- a CDS encoding sugar ABC transporter substrate-binding protein; translated protein: MRRKVIWTVLVAVVSGFLLSGAAAAQEVVLTMWHWETPPHRVRAQEALLQEFYEQTGIRVRQEPINFPDYQRKILSAIAANQLPEMIQVNPPQLMTLLSHRALLPVDELLERLNQAYGFPAPFIEQYRVDGHQYGIPVFGIVWPVQWRKDMLSEVGFANPPSTWDELLTFASKATLDRNNDGRIDIYGFGLPVSRNGNYGSQVVWGFLRSNGGDVVDATGPKDRIIFNSPETVETYRFLANLARYTAPGAENMDWGMGELMLKSGQAAAMVYTGGFLSELDRTNPSLAAQFVTTQLPLSPKGRRVHTGYVRAITVTTAARSPAKQEALRRFLEWLYAPENYARYMMMEPILYVPVTTSVAAEGSPFWKHLLIGKYRQTVETQIAALKASEVIGFTKGHSKNAGALEGAFLLGEVLQKIVIDGWTPEQAIAWGHQRYEEIVAGL